In the genome of Helicobacteraceae bacterium, the window TTGGCGCGGGCGTTGAAAGCAACACGGACTTTTCGGCGAACGAGGATACGATTCAATATTTGTATCAAGCCGTGCCGTTTCAGATTTTCGGCAACAGCTTGCGCTCCAATACGCGCGCGCTTGAAGAGAGAGCGATCGCTTCCTTTCGCGCGGAGAGCAAACCTGCGCTCGAGGATTGGGCGGCTACGCAGACCGACCGCCGCCTGATTGTCGCGCTGACAAAAGATTGCACCAATATCGCCGCGTGCGACGCCTCAAACGGCGTAAAAGCCGCCAACGCGACGGCTACTATAGCGGCGGGCGATATTCTTACGACGGCGACTATCGATAAATTGGTTCAGCGCGCGCGCGAAGGCAAAGACGGCGCGGGAAACCCGCACCCGCGCGTGCGTCCCGTTAGCGTCAAGCTTGGCAAAAATCCCGCGGGTATCGAGATATACCAACGCCGCTGGGTATTGTTAATCGGCTCTAATCAAGCCGCGCAACTGCGTAACGATCCCGTCTGGATCGCCGCGCAATCCGAAGCCGCCGAGCGCGGCGCGAGCAACCCTATTTTTACGGGCGAAATCGGGGCGTATAACGGCGTTACGGTCGTCGATTGGGATACGTGGAGTTCGGTAAGCGCGGGCGTTTTAACAAGCGATTCGTCTTTCACCACAATCGAAGGCACGACCAGCTTTAGCTCTTACGCGGGCGCGACCGGACGCGTTACGGAGATAGGGCTGTTTTTGGGCGCGACGGCTGGCTTAATGCCGCAAGACGACGGATTTCGGTATTACGAGGATCACGACGACGACCTTGGCAGAAAGACCCGCGTCGGCATCGACAGAGGTATTGGTTTTGCCAAGGCGCATTGGCTTGGAGAGACGCCCGCCGAAAAGCAAAGCGTCTATCATAACAAAGACTACGGCGTTATCGCCGTCGTTAGCAGCAAGG includes:
- a CDS encoding DUF4043 family protein, with translation MPINLDPSERIKYGREITAASAYKSFLRSFIGAGDDAIIKTKLEESSAGKGKQSLLGLRAPLLGAGVESNTDFSANEDTIQYLYQAVPFQIFGNSLRSNTRALEERAIASFRAESKPALEDWAATQTDRRLIVALTKDCTNIAACDASNGVKAANATATIAAGDILTTATIDKLVQRAREGKDGAGNPHPRVRPVSVKLGKNPAGIEIYQRRWVLLIGSNQAAQLRNDPVWIAAQSEAAERGASNPIFTGEIGAYNGVTVVDWDTWSSVSAGVLTSDSSFTTIEGTTSFSSYAGATGRVTEIGLFLGATAGLMPQDDGFRYYEDHDDDLGRKTRVGIDRGIGFAKAHWLGETPAEKQSVYHNKDYGVIAVVSSKE